In a single window of the Bos javanicus breed banteng chromosome 16, ARS-OSU_banteng_1.0, whole genome shotgun sequence genome:
- the LOC133227415 gene encoding programmed cell death protein 5-like, which produces MAEQELEALRKQRLAELQAKHGDPGDAAQQEAKHGEAEMRNSILAQVLNQSARARLSNLALVKPEKTKVENYLIQMARYGQLSGKVSEQGLIEILEKVSQQTEKKTTVKFNRRKVMDSDEDDDYRICLETGT; this is translated from the coding sequence ATGGCGGAGCAGGAGCTCGAGGCGctgaggaagcagaggctggCTGAGCTGCAGGCGAAGCACGGGGATCCTGGCGATGCAGCACAACAGGAAGCAAAGCACGGGGAAGCAGAAATGAGAAACAGTATCTTAGCCCAAGTTCTGAATCAGTCAGCCCGGGCCCGGTTAAGTAACTTAGCACTTGTAAAGCCTGAGAAAACTAAAGTAGAGAATTACCTTATACAGATGGCACGGTATGGACAACTAAGTGGGAAGGTATCAGAACAAGGTTTAATAGAAATCCTCGAAAAAGTAAGccaacaaacagaaaagaaaacaacagttaaATTCAACAGAAGAAAAGTAATGGACTCTGATGAAGATGACGATTATCGAATTTGTCTAGAGACTGGAACTTAA